One window of Methanocalculus alkaliphilus genomic DNA carries:
- a CDS encoding AAA family ATPase gives MILEGLHLKNFKRYRDEKFFFRDGITAIVGSNGAGKSSIMEGIVFALYGISGSGIDADFVVSAGAGPKESCEVRLDFSTGGERYSVLRTFRKTKTTSHDASLHFGDGRLIAQGVSPVRDALIGILRMGPSDFRTTIYAPQKDLLALLDKNPVERKRWFMRALGIERIRDGAWEQIRSEIRELEGTITLVSGRLEEIDPDRLTAEDEEERVREEEYIAHLAALNRQEEEITSLETEHAKKSQELQQKMMIRTELGSKHGHKQERLNELTIAIRRAEAECAALEEEMAEYAICAEKELLYPEIRDHAEQLREARDTHQEAALRLRESERRLDDLKKVHGRLAEQRDRIRKAEEVMTSLKDVPARREQLLADRRHMEAARGIYHAARQEAATIEAEIRILGERGQALRREREGLIERLKALETVEKELTSYEGILEEKERYAEAKRLSAERERVRREIEENEADIRKLTLAAEPLAAEVLKREVAHGTLTAVQKNLDQSRRRIATIQAELSRGREVQAEAERHLLELEAAGEESLCPTCSQPLRESYEEARRRLLDQISATRADDLRLTREEGSLQKQIKEEEAAIRQAEEKIQLANEAERKLAGFEARIGERTRECERAATHHADLDEKITLLSGKGIDSDDLARRLEEYARLTGERDTARYEIRRLPMIEAEQQTLTGRAEALFGRLEEAETKTASSGYSEEGMAAIERNISAIEPLYEEYRTQGAIIAGKDTVEEELRKTESERELLTRRRASIHEEIDRIGFDPGAYTQAEEAYREAVTFHDRYLSLKGRVERIPEVKAGLEALNTEKESFSADILRLEEELAHLAHIPSEVEEARSEGEALRIQRKQSDTEIRTCTVLLEKARQNRTRIRESIAKAWELARLRKEILSEKALLESTGTILKQFSEHLIGSVRGRIEGEVGAILSLITDGRYEHVTIDDDFSIRVHEAGADYPASRFSGGEQDDIAVALRIALSRHIAATHRIRDATVLIFDEIFGSQDDERRKHLIRALRRQEAHFPQILLISHIEGVQEECQTTIRVEEQPDLTSTATEVGA, from the coding sequence ATGATCCTCGAAGGGCTGCATCTGAAGAACTTCAAGCGATACAGAGACGAGAAATTCTTCTTCAGGGATGGAATAACCGCGATCGTCGGGAGTAATGGTGCAGGTAAGAGCAGTATCATGGAGGGGATCGTCTTTGCCCTCTATGGGATCTCAGGATCGGGGATCGATGCCGACTTCGTCGTCAGTGCAGGAGCCGGGCCGAAGGAGTCATGCGAGGTCCGCCTCGACTTCTCCACCGGGGGTGAGCGGTACTCGGTCCTTCGGACATTCCGGAAGACGAAGACCACGAGCCATGATGCCTCCCTCCACTTCGGGGATGGACGGCTCATCGCCCAGGGGGTCAGTCCGGTACGGGATGCACTCATTGGCATCCTCAGAATGGGGCCTTCTGACTTCAGGACAACGATCTATGCTCCCCAGAAGGATCTCCTGGCACTGCTTGATAAGAATCCGGTTGAGCGGAAACGATGGTTTATGCGGGCACTTGGGATCGAGCGGATCCGCGATGGCGCATGGGAGCAGATCAGATCCGAGATCCGGGAGCTCGAGGGAACAATCACCCTGGTATCCGGACGGCTTGAGGAGATCGATCCAGACCGCCTCACTGCCGAAGATGAGGAGGAGAGGGTGCGTGAGGAGGAGTACATTGCTCACCTTGCGGCTCTGAACCGTCAGGAGGAGGAGATTACCTCTCTTGAAACAGAACATGCAAAAAAATCACAAGAGCTTCAGCAGAAGATGATGATAAGGACTGAGCTTGGATCAAAGCATGGACATAAGCAGGAGAGGCTCAACGAGCTGACCATAGCCATCAGGAGGGCTGAAGCTGAATGTGCTGCTCTTGAAGAGGAGATGGCTGAGTATGCGATCTGTGCAGAGAAGGAACTTCTCTACCCGGAGATTCGGGATCATGCCGAACAGCTGAGAGAGGCGCGTGACACCCACCAGGAGGCGGCCCTCCGCCTGAGAGAGTCAGAGAGGAGGCTCGATGATCTGAAGAAGGTTCATGGCCGGCTTGCTGAGCAAAGAGACCGCATCCGGAAGGCAGAAGAGGTGATGACCAGCCTCAAAGATGTTCCTGCACGAAGGGAACAGCTGCTGGCGGACCGGAGGCATATGGAGGCCGCGAGGGGGATCTATCATGCCGCAAGACAGGAGGCGGCCACCATCGAGGCTGAGATCAGGATTCTTGGTGAGCGGGGCCAGGCACTCCGCCGCGAACGGGAGGGGCTCATTGAGCGTCTCAAGGCACTTGAGACGGTAGAGAAAGAGCTCACCTCCTATGAAGGAATCCTTGAAGAGAAGGAACGGTATGCTGAGGCCAAACGCTTATCCGCTGAGCGGGAGCGGGTGAGAAGAGAGATTGAGGAGAACGAGGCGGACATCCGGAAGCTGACACTCGCTGCCGAACCTCTGGCTGCCGAAGTACTCAAGAGAGAGGTGGCACATGGTACGCTCACTGCCGTTCAGAAGAACCTCGATCAATCCAGAAGACGGATCGCCACCATCCAGGCAGAACTGAGCCGAGGAAGAGAGGTGCAGGCTGAAGCAGAGCGGCATCTCCTTGAACTTGAGGCGGCGGGGGAAGAGAGCCTCTGCCCGACCTGCAGCCAGCCACTTCGGGAGAGCTATGAGGAGGCACGGAGACGCCTTCTGGATCAGATCAGTGCAACCCGTGCCGATGATCTGAGACTCACCCGGGAAGAGGGATCTCTTCAGAAACAAATCAAGGAGGAGGAAGCTGCCATTCGCCAGGCTGAGGAGAAGATTCAACTGGCAAATGAGGCAGAGCGGAAACTTGCCGGATTCGAGGCGAGGATCGGGGAGCGGACGAGAGAGTGTGAGAGGGCTGCCACTCACCATGCGGATCTGGACGAGAAGATCACCCTGCTCTCAGGCAAGGGGATCGACTCTGACGATCTTGCACGCCGGCTGGAGGAGTACGCCCGGCTCACCGGAGAGAGGGACACCGCCCGGTATGAGATCCGTCGTCTCCCAATGATAGAGGCTGAGCAGCAGACCCTCACCGGGCGGGCAGAGGCACTCTTTGGCCGTCTTGAAGAGGCAGAGACCAAAACCGCTTCATCGGGATATTCAGAAGAGGGAATGGCAGCCATTGAAAGAAATATATCTGCAATTGAGCCCCTCTATGAGGAGTACCGGACGCAGGGAGCCATCATCGCCGGGAAGGATACGGTCGAGGAGGAGCTGCGAAAAACTGAATCAGAAAGGGAACTCCTTACCAGGAGAAGGGCCTCCATTCATGAAGAGATTGACCGTATCGGATTTGATCCAGGTGCCTATACACAGGCAGAAGAGGCGTACAGGGAAGCAGTCACGTTCCACGACAGGTACCTCTCGCTCAAGGGAAGAGTAGAGCGTATTCCGGAGGTGAAGGCGGGGCTTGAGGCTCTCAACACAGAGAAGGAGAGTTTTTCAGCAGATATCCTTAGACTGGAGGAGGAACTCGCTCATCTCGCCCATATTCCATCGGAGGTCGAAGAGGCCCGAAGTGAGGGGGAGGCGCTCCGGATACAGAGAAAACAGTCAGATACGGAGATCCGTACCTGCACCGTCCTCCTTGAAAAAGCCCGCCAGAATCGGACCCGCATCAGGGAGTCGATAGCAAAGGCCTGGGAGCTGGCACGACTCCGCAAAGAGATCCTCTCCGAGAAGGCCCTCCTCGAATCGACAGGAACAATCCTGAAGCAGTTTTCCGAGCACCTCATCGGATCGGTCCGGGGACGGATCGAAGGGGAGGTGGGAGCCATCCTCTCGCTCATCACCGACGGTCGGTATGAGCATGTCACCATCGATGATGACTTCTCCATCAGGGTGCATGAGGCAGGCGCAGACTACCCTGCCTCCCGGTTCTCGGGTGGCGAGCAGGATGATATTGCAGTCGCTCTCAGAATCGCCCTCTCACGGCATATCGCCGCCACACACCGGATCCGTGATGCAACGGTGCTGATCTTTGATGAGATCTTCGGGAGCCAGGATGATGAACGGAGAAAACACCTGATCCGCGCCCTCAGAAGACAGGAGGCACACTTCCCCCAGATCCTCCTGATATCTCATATCGAGGGCGTCCAGGAGGAGTGCCAGACGACGATACGGGTGGAGGAGCAGCCGGATCTGACCAGCACCGCCACCGAGGTGGGAGCGTGA